One window from the genome of Sesamum indicum cultivar Zhongzhi No. 13 linkage group LG15, S_indicum_v1.0, whole genome shotgun sequence encodes:
- the LOC105178308 gene encoding ubiquitin carboxyl-terminal hydrolase 27 (The sequence of the model RefSeq protein was modified relative to this genomic sequence to represent the inferred CDS: added 35 bases not found in genome assembly) — translation MKIPESIKLSSLVQKPRHRSKINWVFSSGLKFSVSAGVLGAVGVILVIKAKRFINFTPSDQDGVSSRFWAVPGLENLGNNCFLNVVLQALASCSSFRKYLGEMLEEYGSSSVEGDELIPLVNALTSLVEELCTVRHKRTVLSPRKLMLVMDHYIPNFNLTRQQDAEEAFSHLLSSLRDEISEYCVPVKSYLADLPALPNGRILITGSNEEENEWQRWSRSFLKPFDGVLGSILICRSCSFQISLDFQLFHSLHLSPPLSSDGTIRAGCTLEDCLKKFFVAELVENYCCSNCWHTAAIDYLSGLAEDKTDIEKLRQCNKNDSCECKTLSSLEAFPWSNRFCHTFKQLSIARSPKILCIHLQRASYNMFGQSVKLLGHVSFPLMLDLSSFMNTGVGLKSMEANSQSGLLSHSSRELRSFTYSKYQNMLLAPGMPSSKASRVESISSASEIVEKQERSATLVGNGPCLTASESGPSWLDSTRCADKHANFPSPPQRCQTYRLFSVVEHFGSSGGGHYTVYRKVTARLGDEDPVALLESTIEQWFCISDSEVHSVSEKDVLDANASMLFYEKID, via the exons ATGAAAATCCCAGAGAGCATAAAGCTCAGTTCTCTAGTTCAAAAACCCCGACATAGGTCTAAAATAAACTGGGTTTTTAGTTCTGGCCTGAAATTCTCAGTCTCTGCCGGCGTATTGGGCGCTGTTGGTGTAATTTTGGTTATAAAAGCTAAAAGATTTATCAACTTCACTCCTTCAGATCAAGACGGAGTTTCCTCCAGGTTTTGGGCTGTCCCGGGATTGGAAAATCTTGGAAACAATTGTTTCTTGAATGTTGTTTTGCAG GCTTTGGCAAGCTGTTCAAGCTTTCGGAAATATCTTGGGGAAATGTTGGAGGAGTATGGGTCATCATCAGTTGAAGGAGATGAACTTATACCACTTGTTAATGCATTGACTTCACTGGTTGAAG AATTATGCACCGTTCGGCATAAAAGAACCGTGCTGAGTCCTAGGAAGTTGATGCTTGTGATGGACCATTATATTCCAAATTTCAATCTAACCAGGCAGCAG GACGCTGAGGAAGCATTTTCTCATCTTCTGTCTTCATTGAGAGATGAAATATCAGAATATTGTGTACCCGTGAAAAGCTATTTAGCGGATTTGCCTGCATTGCCCAACGGGAGGATTCTCATCACAGGGAGCAATGAAGAGGAAAACGAATGGCAAAGATGGAGTCGCAGTTTTCTTAAGCCTTTTGATGGGGTTCTTGGCAGCATCTTAATTTGCCGAAGCTGTTCGTTTCAG ATCTCTCTCGATTTTCAACTGTTCCACAGTTTACACCTTTCACCTCCACTCAGCAGTGATGGTACAATT AGGGCTGGATGTACCCTGGAGGATTGCcttaagaaattttttgtagCAGAACTTGTTGAGAATTATTGCTGTAGCAACTGTTGGCATACTGCTGCAATCGACTATCTGTCTGGATTAGCTGAAGATAAg ACAGACATTGAAAAACTCCGACAGTGTAATAAGAATGATTCTTGTGAGTGCAAAACTCTCTCTTCCCTTGAAGCATTTCCGTGGTCAAATCGTTTTTGTCATACTTTCAAGCAGCTGAGTATTGCGCGGAGTCCAAAG ATTCTATGCATTCATCTGCAACGGGCTTCATATAACATGTTTGGGCAATCAGTAAAACTTCTG GGTCATGTCTCTTTTCCTCTGATGTTGGATTTATCTTCATTCATGAACACTGGAGTGGGATTAAAAAGTATGGAGGCAAATTCACAATCAGGGCTGTTGAGTCACAGTAGTAGGGAATTGAGGTCCTTCACTTATTCCAAGTAT CAAAGCCAGCAGAGTTGAAAGCATTTCCTCAGCATCAGAGATAGtagagaaacaagaaagaagTGCCACCTTAGTCGGGAATGGTCCTTGTCTGACAGCTTCTGAGTCGGGACCTAGCTGGCTTGATTCTACAAGATGTGCTGATAAACAT GCCAACTTCCCTTCCCCACCACAACGATGTCAGACATACCGTCTCTTTTCCGTTGTGGAGCACTTTGGAAGCAGCGGGGGCGGGCACTACACTGTTTACAGAAAAGTGACAGCCAGGTTAGGCGACGAAGATCCCGTTGCTCTATTAGAATCCACGATCGAGCAATGGTTTTGTATTTCGGATTCTGAAGTGCATAGCGTCTCAGAGAAAGATGTTCTGGATGCAAATGCCAGTATGCTGTTCTATGAGAAAATTGACTAG